The sequence below is a genomic window from Flavobacterium sediminilitoris.
AATTTTAAAATGATTTCATGTGAACCATCATTATATTTTTGTAAATCAGTAATAGAATGATCGTACGCATATCCTACAAATATTGAATTTGTTATTTGAAATCCTGCCAGAGCAGAAAACGCATCTGTAAATCGATATCCAGCACCTATTACAAATTTTTCGTTTATCATAAAGTTTGCAGATGCATCATAGGTAACGGGTGCTCCTTCAACTAGTTTTGCTAAGAAAGCAGGTTTAAATTTTAAACTAGGGGAAAGATCAAAAACATAGCCTCCTTGTAAGTAATAATGTGTTTTTCTCCTAATTATAGATTCTTTTATATCATCATACGATTCTGTGATTATAAAATTTGGAATTGATAAACCTAGATACCAATTTTCACCATATAAAAATCCTCCTGTGCCTATTATTAATCTTGTATTATTGTTTAAATTTTCATTAAAAGCATTGTCTGTTTGACTTCTATAAGTTCCTTTAGACCAATCAATATTTAATAAATTGAAACCTGCATTAATACCAAGTGATAAAATTGTTTTTTCACTCATTTTTATATGATATGCAAAATTCCCATTAAAATATTGTTGACTTTGTGGTCCAATTTTATCATTGATAACACTTAATCCTAGACCTGTGTATTCACCTAATTTACCATGAACGCCTAAAGATTGAGTTACTGGAGC
It includes:
- a CDS encoding PorP/SprF family type IX secretion system membrane protein, coding for MKKTNNILRKFLLVILITFCKNSLLGQQQPQYTQYMYNTMSINPGYTGTNGRLEAILLHRSQWIGIDGAPVTQSLGVHGKLGEYTGLGLSVINDKIGPQSQQYFNGNFAYHIKMSEKTILSLGINAGFNLLNIDWSKGTYRSQTDNAFNENLNNNTRLIIGTGGFLYGENWYLGLSIPNFIITESYDDIKESIIRRKTHYYLQGGYVFDLSPSLKFKPAFLAKLVEGAPVTYDASANFMINEKFVIGAGYRFTDAFSALAGFQITNSIFVGYAYDHSITDLQKYNDGSHEIILKFNLNDKAKLARSPRFF